A genomic stretch from Argiope bruennichi chromosome 2, qqArgBrue1.1, whole genome shotgun sequence includes:
- the LOC129961365 gene encoding serine/threonine-protein kinase mos-like, whose translation MDPVLTLSPSPSHSSLAEGSPNAYRSPQTTPKLPRRERLASFSRLMASENFMDLLPSKSNGSKRRINLRGRKFEMENLPTIHVSPSSPAKNNMKAKKIIDGTFLQNIGNGCFKSPQLPFSPCLLNKKSPMNLSPNYQNPTPTKSPLYRLDRKNGFLGRGSFGNVTLCVYKDSKFAMKVTHHTSPFVGERNFLEIRHPHLVSILHISEVSDKTFIFMEFAGNCNLQQVLDTKSELDFLRKVSFCIQVLSGLRYCHRNRIVHADVKPANVIVSPHGVCKLGDFGHSFNMDAATQDSRVFPPHDIVGTAAYAAPEVLRGSRPTTFSDIYSFGVLLWQVYSREIPFGGEHPHIVIYKVANYGARPKFAFTDEVFARHFSRVAELCWQEEPNERLEPSQALRMLQELAQQLKQCQVH comes from the exons ATGGATCCAGTGCTCACTTTGTCACCATCCCCTTCCCATTCGTCACTGGCGGAGGGATCACCGAATGCATACAGAAGCCCTCAAACTACACCGAAACTGCCGAGAAGGGAGAGACTGGCTTCATTCTCGAGACTCATGGCATCCGAAAATTTCATGGATCTTTTACCTTCGAAATCGAACGGCAGCAAAAGAAGAATCAACTTGAGAGGAAGAAAATTCGAGATGGAAAACCTGCCTACGATCCACGTTTCTCCTAGCAGTCCAGCGAAGAACAAtatgaaagctaaaaaaattattgatggcaCGTTTTTGCAAAATATTGGGAATGG ATGTTTTAAATCGCCTCAGTTGCCATTTTCGCCCTGTTTACTGAACAAAAAATCTCCGATGAATTTGTCGCCAAATTATCAGAATCCAACACCCACAAAAAGCCCTTTGTACAGATTGGATCGCAAAAATGGATTTCTTGGAAGAGGTTCTTTCGGTAACGTTACTCTGTGTGTTTATAAAG ATTCCAAATTCGCGATGAAAGTGACGCACCACACCTCCCCTTTCGTAGGGGAGAGAAATTTTCTCGAAATCCGTCATCCACATCTTGTGTCAATACTTCACATATCTGAAGTCTCCGACAAGACGTTCATCTTTATGGAGTTTGCGGGGAATTGTAACTTGCAGCAAGTCCTGGACACTAAAAGCGAGCTGGATTTTCTCAGAAAAGTGAG tTTCTGCATTCAAGTTCTTTCCGGGCTGCGTTACTGTCATCGAAACCGCATAGTCCACGCCGATGTCAAGCCTGCCAATGTCATTGTGAGTCCGCATGGCGTATGCAAACTTGGCGATTTTGGCCACAGCTTCAATATGGATGCTGCCACTCAAGACTCTCGCGTTTTCCCACCGCATGACATCGTGGGGACAGCAGCTTACGCTGCTCCGGAAGTGCTGCGGGGATCGCGGCCCACCACCTTTTCGGACATCTATTCATTCGGTGTCTTGTTATGGCAGGTCTACAGCAGAGAAATACCTTTTGGCGGAGAACATCCTCACATAGTCATATACAAG GTTGCCAATTACGGAGCCAGGCCAAAGTTTGCCTTCACTGACGAAGTTTTCGCTCGTCATTTTTCTCGAGTGGCGGAGCTCTGCTGGCAGGAAGAGCCTAATGAAAGATTAGAACCTTCCCAAGCACTCCGTATGCTTCAAGAGTTAGCGCAACAACTGAAACAGTGCCAAGTGcattga